A genomic region of Pirellulales bacterium contains the following coding sequences:
- a CDS encoding DinB family protein: MWRERIVSVVGGAESVRDRAAEFAEHGPIARDQLLAEFQQSVADADAVLARLPPARLLEPRSYQGVNRQFDLDSMAVIFHTLLHTAGHAQEIVFMTRLTLGDVYKFANPIGK; this comes from the coding sequence ATGTGGCGGGAACGGATCGTCAGTGTCGTGGGGGGAGCGGAGAGCGTGCGAGACCGGGCGGCGGAATTTGCCGAGCACGGACCGATCGCTCGCGATCAATTGCTGGCAGAGTTTCAGCAGTCGGTCGCCGACGCCGACGCGGTGCTGGCCCGTCTACCCCCCGCGCGGCTGCTGGAACCGCGGTCTTATCAAGGCGTCAACCGCCAATTCGATCTTGACAGCATGGCGGTAATTTTTCACACCCTATTGCATACGGCAGGTCACGCGCAGGAAATCGTGTTCATGACGCGACTTACACTTGGCGATGTGTACAAGTTCGCCAATCCGATCGGGAAATGA
- a CDS encoding FtsX-like permease family protein, whose protein sequence is MYKLLLCWRYLRTRWIALASIISVTLGVATMIVVNSVMEGFRNEMQQRIHGILSDLVFESNSLAGFYDADWHMEQIRQVAGDDIEGMTPTVVVPAMLSYEYNGGSITRAVQLIGIDERTQSQVGDFCSYLQHPENREHVSFQLREGGYDVNDHQAGAGSPPRDDMADAGWKHRRKWVERQRMLDSMQPRADRGARNDIDPFAEPVQLTSAGVPIADSSSAESAKTEEMLTATEPPLLDETGEAANPLRTAAATAVAPEVEVAVDNSPVSDEPADASSLAAAAEPEPTLAPALESTNTPAAETGSSADEIATQAPAAASANPFAKHEQPAETFDPMKQQHPGAVLGIATVTHPMPGGKTLFLSVPGNDIQLSFPTAGTPPDVSHASFTVVDLYESKMSEYDASFVFVPIDILQQYRGMFDPETKIGYATSIQIKLKAGADGNVVRDKLRAAFAPQVYNISTWRDKQGPLLAAVQMETAILNVLLFMIIFVAGFGILAIFFMIVVEKTRDIGILKALGASRRGIMGIFLGYGLSLGFVGAGAGLVIGLLFVAYINEIADTLGMITGQEVFDPSIYYFQQIPTIVQAGTVTWIVAGALAIAVLASVLPARRAARLHPVEALRYE, encoded by the coding sequence ATGTACAAATTGCTGCTTTGCTGGCGGTATCTTCGGACGCGCTGGATTGCGTTGGCCTCGATCATCAGCGTCACGCTGGGCGTGGCCACGATGATCGTCGTGAACAGCGTCATGGAAGGCTTTCGCAACGAGATGCAGCAGCGCATCCACGGCATCTTGTCCGACCTGGTGTTCGAATCGAACAGCCTAGCCGGCTTCTACGACGCCGATTGGCACATGGAACAAATTCGCCAGGTGGCAGGGGACGACATCGAGGGAATGACCCCCACGGTCGTCGTTCCGGCCATGCTCAGCTACGAGTACAACGGCGGCTCGATCACGCGGGCCGTGCAGTTGATCGGCATTGACGAACGGACGCAAAGCCAGGTTGGCGATTTCTGCAGCTACCTGCAGCACCCAGAGAACCGCGAACACGTCAGTTTTCAATTGCGTGAAGGGGGCTACGACGTCAACGATCACCAGGCGGGCGCCGGTTCGCCGCCGCGCGACGATATGGCCGACGCCGGATGGAAGCATCGTCGGAAGTGGGTCGAGCGGCAACGGATGCTGGACTCGATGCAGCCCCGTGCCGATCGAGGCGCGCGGAACGATATAGATCCCTTTGCTGAGCCCGTGCAATTGACCTCGGCAGGCGTGCCGATCGCTGATTCATCATCGGCCGAATCGGCGAAGACCGAAGAAATGCTAACGGCGACCGAGCCACCGCTTCTGGACGAAACCGGCGAAGCGGCCAACCCTCTGCGTACCGCGGCCGCGACGGCTGTTGCTCCGGAAGTCGAAGTCGCGGTCGATAATTCGCCGGTCAGCGACGAGCCGGCCGATGCCTCGTCTCTCGCCGCGGCTGCCGAGCCCGAACCGACGCTCGCACCTGCACTCGAATCAACGAACACGCCGGCTGCAGAAACCGGCAGCAGTGCCGACGAGATCGCGACCCAGGCGCCGGCCGCGGCCTCGGCAAATCCGTTCGCCAAGCACGAGCAGCCGGCCGAAACGTTCGACCCGATGAAGCAGCAGCATCCGGGCGCCGTGCTGGGTATCGCCACGGTGACGCACCCGATGCCGGGAGGAAAGACGCTTTTCCTGTCGGTGCCGGGTAACGACATCCAGTTGAGCTTTCCGACGGCTGGCACGCCGCCCGACGTGAGCCACGCTTCGTTCACTGTGGTCGATTTGTACGAAAGCAAAATGAGTGAGTACGACGCCAGCTTCGTCTTCGTGCCGATCGACATCCTGCAGCAATATCGCGGCATGTTTGATCCCGAAACCAAGATCGGCTATGCCACGAGCATCCAGATCAAGCTGAAGGCGGGAGCCGACGGCAACGTGGTTCGCGACAAGTTGCGGGCCGCCTTCGCGCCGCAGGTGTACAACATCTCGACATGGCGTGACAAGCAAGGCCCGCTGCTGGCGGCCGTACAGATGGAAACAGCGATCCTGAACGTGTTGTTGTTCATGATCATCTTCGTGGCCGGCTTCGGCATTCTGGCGATCTTCTTCATGATCGTCGTCGAGAAGACGCGCGACATTGGCATTCTGAAAGCGCTCGGCGCCTCGCGACGCGGGATCATGGGCATCTTCCTGGGATACGGGCTGTCGCTGGGATTCGTCGGCGCGGGCGCCGGCCTGGTCATTGGCCTGTTATTCGTCGCTTATATCAACGAAATCGCGGACACGCTGGGAATGATCACGGGGCAAGAGGTTTTCGATCCGTCGATCTATTACTTCCAGCAGATTCCGACAATTGTCCAAGCGGGAACCGTGACCTGGATCGTGGCAGGAGCGCTGGCGATCGCGGTGCTGGCAAGCGTATTGCCGGCGCGTCGCGCGGCTCGTCTGCATCCTGTGGAGGCGCTACGCTATGAATAA
- a CDS encoding DUF1501 domain-containing protein: MNDDTRLTHAGRNMLDRRGFLNSSIGGLGSIALAGLLQRQGLLAATNQQPSQRPAIRTEAPLAARTGHFPARAKQVLMIFCSGACSPLDTWDYKPELIKRHGQPMPGFEKLVTFQGPSGNLTKSPYEFRPRGASGKYVSDLLPHLGEQVDEMCFIHSLTAKSNTHGPGENQMSTGFTIEGFPSIGAWVSYALGSENDNLPAFVAIPDPRGGPQTGPANWSSGFLPAVFQGTSFTSDRPITNLATPVGLSAADDNAARDFARFLNDKHLAQHGGDSELAARIASYELAARLQLSAPEVGDLSRESAATTEMYGVNDANPLLAGFGRNCLLARRLLERGVRFVQLFNGAYAMGEGVGNWDGHKQLKSDYDRHGPILDKPAAALLRDMKARGMLQDTLVVWTTEFGRMPVFQQGAQGRDHNPEGFTAWMAGAGVKRAFSYGATDEFGYRAVDKPATVYDFHATILHLLGLDHTRLTYTHNGADRRLTDVHGHVIEGILA, from the coding sequence ATGAATGACGACACTCGACTGACTCACGCCGGGCGCAACATGCTCGATCGGCGCGGCTTTCTCAATAGCTCGATCGGCGGGCTGGGATCAATCGCGCTGGCCGGACTGCTCCAGCGGCAGGGGCTGTTGGCTGCGACGAATCAGCAACCTTCACAGCGCCCCGCCATTCGCACCGAGGCACCGTTGGCCGCGCGCACCGGGCATTTTCCTGCGCGGGCCAAGCAGGTGCTGATGATCTTCTGCTCGGGGGCCTGCAGTCCGCTCGATACTTGGGACTACAAGCCGGAATTGATCAAGCGCCACGGGCAGCCGATGCCGGGCTTCGAAAAGCTGGTCACGTTCCAGGGACCGTCGGGCAATTTGACCAAAAGCCCTTACGAGTTCCGACCGCGCGGGGCCTCGGGCAAGTACGTCTCGGATCTGTTGCCACACCTGGGCGAGCAAGTCGACGAAATGTGCTTCATTCATTCGCTCACGGCCAAGAGCAACACGCACGGCCCGGGCGAAAACCAGATGAGCACGGGCTTCACGATCGAGGGCTTTCCGAGCATTGGCGCTTGGGTGAGCTACGCCCTGGGGAGCGAGAACGACAATCTGCCGGCCTTCGTGGCGATACCCGACCCACGCGGAGGCCCGCAGACCGGGCCAGCCAACTGGTCGAGCGGCTTTCTGCCGGCCGTGTTTCAGGGAACCAGCTTCACCAGCGATCGCCCCATCACGAACCTGGCGACGCCGGTTGGGTTGTCCGCAGCCGACGACAACGCCGCTCGCGACTTCGCGCGCTTCTTGAACGACAAGCATCTGGCACAACATGGCGGCGATAGCGAACTAGCGGCGCGGATTGCCAGCTATGAACTGGCGGCGCGTCTGCAACTGAGCGCGCCCGAGGTGGGCGATCTGTCGCGTGAAAGCGCCGCCACGACCGAAATGTACGGCGTGAACGATGCCAATCCGTTGCTGGCCGGTTTCGGCCGAAATTGCCTGCTGGCTCGGCGGCTGTTAGAGCGCGGGGTGCGGTTCGTGCAGCTCTTTAATGGCGCTTATGCGATGGGCGAGGGCGTAGGCAACTGGGACGGCCATAAGCAACTGAAAAGCGATTACGACCGCCACGGGCCGATCCTGGACAAGCCGGCCGCGGCACTGCTGCGCGATATGAAAGCCCGCGGGATGCTACAAGATACGCTGGTCGTCTGGACCACGGAATTCGGACGCATGCCGGTGTTTCAGCAAGGCGCGCAAGGCCGAGATCACAATCCCGAAGGGTTCACAGCCTGGATGGCCGGGGCCGGCGTAAAGCGGGCGTTCAGCTACGGTGCAACCGATGAGTTCGGCTATCGGGCCGTCGACAAACCGGCGACGGTCTATGATTTTCATGCCACGATCCTGCACCTGCTGGGTTTGGATCACACCCGGCTGACCTACACACATAACGGCGCCGACCGCCGGCTGACCGATGTTCACGGCCACGTGATCGAGGGCATTCTGGCCTAA
- the lysS gene encoding lysine--tRNA ligase, which translates to MSDPAQGDNAESDLTMHQAARREKLRKLIELGVDPWGQRFDDHQKIGDIRQREGEITSTPAAEGERGPEQHGPQVRAAGRIMLLRRKGGSIFANIADWSGQIQLLVGKSQVGEQNWALTDCFDLGDIIGVEGELKHTRTGELTIFVAKLYFLTKSLEPHPDKHHGLADPEQRQRKRYLDLIHTEGSLDRFVNRTRVVHSIRQTLAGQGYIEIEGPTLHSIAGGAAARPFKTHHNALDIPLFLRIALELHLKRLLVGGVERVYELGRVYRNEGISQRHNPEFTMLEVYQAYGDYRTMMDLAENLIVDAIRATGQSLQLPWGEKTVDFTPPFARKTYDELFAEHTGVSPTDEAAMIKLAQSIGLETAGKHADVVKSEIFEAKVEDALVGPIFVIDYPASICPLTKRKASNPNVAERFELVVHGMELANAYTELNDPDLQTELFSTQLAGLPEYESMAKMDHDFLRAMRYGMPPAGGMGIGIDRLVMLLTNSASIRDVILFPLLRPETN; encoded by the coding sequence ATGAGCGATCCAGCGCAAGGCGACAACGCGGAATCCGACCTGACCATGCATCAGGCGGCGCGGCGGGAGAAGCTGCGCAAACTGATCGAGCTTGGCGTCGATCCCTGGGGGCAGCGCTTCGACGACCACCAGAAAATCGGCGACATCCGCCAGCGCGAAGGAGAGATTACTTCGACGCCGGCCGCCGAAGGCGAGCGCGGGCCCGAACAGCACGGCCCGCAGGTGCGCGCGGCGGGGCGAATCATGCTGCTCCGTCGCAAAGGGGGATCGATCTTTGCGAATATCGCGGACTGGTCGGGGCAAATTCAATTGCTCGTCGGCAAGTCGCAGGTGGGGGAGCAGAATTGGGCCCTCACCGATTGCTTCGACCTGGGGGACATCATCGGGGTCGAAGGTGAGCTGAAGCACACGCGCACCGGCGAGCTGACGATTTTCGTCGCCAAGCTGTACTTCCTCACTAAGTCGCTCGAACCGCACCCGGACAAGCATCATGGTCTGGCCGATCCCGAACAGCGGCAGCGCAAGCGCTATCTCGACCTGATTCATACCGAAGGTTCGCTCGACCGGTTTGTGAATCGCACGCGCGTTGTGCATTCGATTCGTCAAACGCTGGCCGGGCAGGGTTACATCGAGATCGAGGGGCCGACGCTCCACTCCATTGCCGGAGGCGCCGCGGCGCGGCCATTCAAGACACATCACAACGCGCTCGATATCCCGCTGTTTTTGCGGATCGCGCTGGAATTGCATCTGAAGCGGTTGCTGGTCGGCGGCGTCGAGCGCGTGTATGAGCTGGGGCGGGTCTATCGGAACGAGGGAATCAGCCAGCGGCACAATCCCGAGTTCACGATGCTCGAGGTCTATCAGGCCTACGGTGATTATCGCACGATGATGGACCTGGCCGAAAACCTGATCGTCGACGCGATCCGTGCCACGGGCCAATCGCTGCAATTGCCGTGGGGAGAAAAGACGGTCGACTTTACGCCTCCTTTCGCCCGCAAGACTTACGACGAGTTGTTCGCCGAGCACACGGGCGTTTCGCCTACGGACGAAGCGGCGATGATCAAGCTCGCGCAATCGATCGGGCTCGAAACGGCCGGCAAGCACGCCGACGTGGTGAAAAGCGAGATTTTCGAAGCCAAGGTTGAAGACGCGCTCGTCGGTCCGATCTTTGTGATCGATTACCCCGCCAGTATTTGTCCGTTGACGAAGCGCAAGGCTTCGAATCCCAACGTGGCCGAACGCTTCGAACTGGTCGTCCATGGGATGGAACTGGCCAACGCCTACACGGAGTTGAACGATCCGGACCTGCAAACCGAATTGTTCAGCACGCAATTGGCCGGCCTGCCCGAGTACGAATCGATGGCCAAGATGGATCATGATTTCCTGCGTGCGATGCGGTACGGAATGCCGCCGGCAGGAGGAATGGGGATCGGCATTGATCGACTGGTAATGCTGTTGACCAATAGCGCTTCGATCCGTGACGTCATTCTATTTCCGCTGTTGAGGCCGGAAACCAACTGA
- a CDS encoding ABC transporter ATP-binding protein yields the protein MNNPLAANTISDVTARDRVQVPGTPHYAAQAGLLDKTLAVTPRLQAVALRKSYRKGQVEIPVLKGVNFDVRPGEFVSIIGASGSGKSTLLHLLGLLDGPDAGEVRFDGTRIDNLPARRRDALRNRQFGMIFQFYHLLPELSTLENVLAPQMIASGAWSYMRARRRLTQEAKDLLSVVGLAHRIKHRPRELSGGEMQRTAIARALIMRPQVLLADEPTGNLDRATGREILRILRTLNTQENLTIVMVTHDLAIAEEADRIVRLGEGGVEGA from the coding sequence ATGAATAATCCCTTGGCGGCCAACACCATCTCCGACGTGACGGCGCGCGACCGCGTGCAGGTGCCGGGCACTCCCCACTATGCGGCCCAGGCCGGCTTGCTCGACAAGACGCTGGCCGTCACGCCGCGGCTGCAAGCCGTGGCCCTGCGCAAGAGCTATCGCAAGGGGCAGGTCGAGATTCCGGTCCTCAAAGGGGTGAACTTCGACGTGCGGCCCGGCGAGTTCGTGTCGATCATCGGCGCCAGCGGCTCGGGCAAGAGCACCTTGTTGCACCTGCTGGGGCTACTTGATGGGCCGGACGCGGGCGAAGTGCGCTTCGACGGTACGAGAATCGATAATCTGCCCGCTCGGCGGCGCGATGCTTTGCGCAATCGGCAGTTCGGCATGATCTTCCAGTTCTATCACTTGCTCCCCGAGTTGAGCACGTTGGAGAACGTGTTGGCGCCGCAAATGATCGCCTCAGGGGCGTGGAGCTACATGCGCGCCCGCCGCCGGCTGACGCAAGAGGCCAAGGATTTGCTCTCCGTGGTGGGGCTGGCCCATCGCATCAAGCACCGCCCACGCGAGCTTTCCGGCGGCGAAATGCAGCGCACGGCGATCGCCCGGGCCCTGATCATGCGTCCGCAGGTTTTGCTGGCGGACGAGCCGACGGGGAACCTGGATCGGGCGACGGGGCGGGAAATCCTGCGCATTCTGCGAACCTTGAACACCCAAGAGAACCTCACTATAGTCATGGTGACGCATGACTTGGCCATTGCCGAAGAGGCGGACCGCATCGTGCGGTTGGGCGAAGGTGGCGTCGAAGGAGCCTGA